In one Carassius carassius chromosome 48, fCarCar2.1, whole genome shotgun sequence genomic region, the following are encoded:
- the LOC132131093 gene encoding dual specificity mitogen-activated protein kinase kinase 2-like yields MAPKRRPVPLIITPTGEGQSTNIDAAAEANLEALQRKLGELDLDEQQRKRLEAFLTQKAQVGELKDEDFSPICELGAGNGGVVHKVRHKPSRLVMAMKLIHLEIKPAIRNQIIRELQVLHECNSPYIVGFYGAFYSDGEISICMEHMDGGSLDQVLKEARRIPEEILGKVSIAVLRGLAYLREKHQIMHRDVKPSNILVNSRGEIKLCDFGVSGQLIDSMANSFVGTRSYMSPERLQGTHYSVQSDVWSMGLSLVELAIGRYPIPPPDAKELEAIFGRPVLDKGGAEGHSMSPRSRPPVRPVSGHGMDSRPAMAIFELLDYIVNEPPPKLPHGVFTTDFEEFVMNCLIKNPADRADLKMLTSHTFIKRAEVEEVDFAGWLCKTMGLHQPSTPTHSAE; encoded by the exons ATGGCACCAAAAAGAAGACCGGTCCCCTTGATTATAACCCCCACAGGAGAAGGACAGTCAACCAACATAGATGCAGCAGCAGA GGCCAACCTGGAGGCCTTGCAGAGGAAGTTAGGGGAGTTAGACTTAGACGAACAGCAGAGGAAGCGTCTTGAGGCTTTCCTCACCCAGAAAGCCCAAGTGGGCGAGCTCAAAGATGAAGATTTTAGCCCCATATGTGAACTCGGTGCAGGTAACGGCGGGGTGGTTCATAAAGTCCGTCACAAACCTTCAAGACTGGTCATGGCCATGAAG CttattcatttggaaatcaaacCAGCCATCAGGAACCAGATTATACGAGAGCTGCAGGTCCTACATGAGTGCAACTCGCCATACATTGTAGGGTTTTACGGCGCCTTTTACAGCGATGGAGAAATCAGCATCTGTATGGAGCACATG GATGGAGGTTCTTTGGATCAAGTGCTGAAGGAAGCCAGAAGAATCCCGGAAGAAATTTTGGGCAAAGTTAGCATAGCT GTACTCAGAGGTCTGGCATATCTTCGGGAGAAACACCAAATAATGCACAGAG ACGTTAAGCCCTCTAACATCCTGGTGAACTCGCGCGGCGAGATCAAACTGTGCGACTTTGGCGTGAGTGGCCAACTCATCGACTCTATGGCCAACTCCTTCGTTGGAACACGGTCGTACATGTCG CCGGAAAGACTCCAGGGCACACACTATTCAGTTCAGTCAGATGTGTGGAGCATGGGCCTATCACTGGTTGAGCTGGCTATTGGGCGCTACCCCATCCCCCCTCCCGATGCCAAGGAACTCGAGGCCATATTTGGCCGGCCAGTGCTGGACAAAGGTGGGGCAGAAGGCCACAGCATGTCTCCAAGATCCAGGCCTCCAGTACGACCGGTTAGCG GACACGGGATGGACAGCAGGCCAGCCATGGCTATATTTGAGCTACTGGACTACATTGTCAATGAG CCACCTCCGAAGCTGCCTCATGGCGTCTTCACCACAGATTTTGAGGAGTTTGTGATGAACTG CCTCATTAAGAACCCTGCTGACAGAGCTGACCTTAAGATGCTAACG AGCCACACGTTCATCAAGCGGGCCGAGGTTGAGGAGGTGGATTTTGCTGGATGGTTGTGTAAAACCATGGGCCTCCACCAGCCCAGCACACCCACTCATAGTGCTGAATGA